One stretch of Qipengyuania gelatinilytica DNA includes these proteins:
- a CDS encoding nuclear transport factor 2 family protein, with protein MDEFTSQIEALEHLWMRSWVQRDRNQMKALATRDFIFLLGSKSPAILDRASWLEASTTRFRCNGYRFDEVYVRRHGNVAVFATRMTLDATMGDHEWSGDTWLMDLWQKGKVRRKWRMVERTISRPDADDKMPEAIRSMQLWR; from the coding sequence ATGGATGAATTCACTTCCCAGATCGAAGCGCTCGAGCATCTCTGGATGCGCAGCTGGGTCCAGCGTGACCGCAACCAGATGAAGGCGCTTGCCACCCGCGATTTCATCTTCCTGCTGGGCTCCAAGAGCCCCGCCATCCTCGACCGCGCAAGCTGGCTGGAAGCTTCGACCACGCGCTTCCGCTGCAATGGCTATCGCTTCGACGAGGTCTATGTGCGCCGCCACGGAAATGTCGCCGTCTTCGCCACGCGCATGACGCTCGATGCGACCATGGGTGACCATGAATGGTCGGGAGACACCTGGCTCATGGACCTCTGGCAGAAGGGCAAGGTCAGGCGGAAATGGCGCATGGTCGAACGCACGATTTCGCGTCCCGACGCCGACGACAAGATGCCCGAAGCAATCCGCTCGATGCAGCTCTGGCGCTAG
- a CDS encoding esterase/lipase family protein — protein MASGDGSTALLRNSLSEAGFHTYRSSLGRNLTISPAKFASLETVLDRMVQADGKRAVLVGWSLGGFYARVLAQSHPSKVKLVATLGTPFSGDRRANNAWRLYEMIADHGVDSSPLPDDPAVKPEAYTIAFWSPVDGIVAPASARGVETERDEAVELPFRHFELGCSRRSVRKIVETLGDRLSAIDSA, from the coding sequence ATGGCATCGGGTGACGGCTCGACCGCGCTCCTGCGCAATTCCCTGTCCGAAGCCGGCTTCCATACCTACCGCTCTTCGCTCGGTCGGAACCTGACGATTTCGCCGGCCAAATTCGCGTCGCTCGAGACCGTGCTCGATCGCATGGTGCAGGCAGACGGGAAGAGGGCCGTCCTTGTCGGATGGAGCCTTGGCGGTTTCTACGCACGCGTGCTTGCGCAGAGCCATCCTTCAAAAGTGAAACTGGTGGCGACGCTTGGCACACCGTTCTCGGGTGATCGAAGGGCAAACAATGCGTGGCGCCTCTACGAGATGATCGCCGATCACGGCGTGGATTCTTCGCCGCTGCCCGACGATCCTGCGGTCAAGCCCGAGGCATATACCATCGCGTTCTGGTCTCCGGTCGACGGCATTGTCGCTCCCGCGAGCGCACGAGGCGTAGAAACGGAACGTGATGAGGCGGTCGAACTGCCATTTCGCCATTTCGAACTCGGCTGTTCGAGGCGGTCGGTCAGGAAGATCGTCGAGACCTTGGGCGACCGGCTGTCCGCAATCGATAGCGCCTAG